CACCCGTTAAACCCGTCGCGGAGGTCCCCTCCCAGCCTCCGCTTGAAGATTCAACCGGTTCTCTTGAGCTTCATCCCTTTCTCGAGGTCGATCGGCTCAGCTTGCACTACCGGGGAAAGCCGGCGTTTCAGAACGTGACTCTATCGATCAACAAGGGATGCATCACGGCTTTGGTGGGACCATCCGGATGCGGGAAGACCAGCTTCCTCACCTGCCTGAACCGACTCACAGATTTAATCGCTGGCTGTCGTGTTTCAGGACGAATCACGATTGATGCGCTTGATATCTTGGGTCCTCGCACCGATGTCATCCAGCTACGCCGTCGTATCGGCATGATCTTCCAAAAACCAAACCCTTTCCCCCTGTCGATCCGAAAAAATCTTGAGTTCCCACTGCGTGAGCACGGCATGCGCGATCAGGCTCAGCTCGTCACTGCCGTCGAAACCTCCCTACGAGATGTCGGCCTCTGGGATGAGGTCAAGGATTGGCTGGACTCGCCGGCCTTGTCACTCTCCGGTGGCCAACAACAGCGCCTCTGTATTGCCAGGTCCTTGGCCCTTTCGCCGGAAATGCTGCTCATGGATGAACCCTGCAGCGCGCTCGATCCGATTTCCAGCGGTATCGTTGAGGATCTCATCGTCAGACTCCGTGGGCGCTATACGATTTTGATCGTCACTCACAACCTGGCTCAAGCTCGACGCATGGCGGACTATGCCGCCTTGTTCTGGGTTCAAAACGGAGCGGGGCGGCTGGTTGAAACCGGAACAGTGAAGCAACTATTTGAGAAGCCTCGTGATCCATTGACCGCCGCCTATGTCAACGGGATGCGAGGATAACCATGGGCCATCGACATGGCTGGCCACGCCATGAAAAAAGGATCCGGCGAAGCCGGGGATACCAGGGCTGGATTCTGGAACAGATATCGCCGTCTCAAGGCTTGTAGTAAGCCGACGACACACCATCACCAGCGACGATTTTTCAGTCGAAGACTATACAGAGTCTGGATACGCTTATGGGCTACTTGTATTGGATACCCTTCGTTATCTGAAGTCCGGCTAAGCCACACGGAAACCGATCTCACTCCAAAAGAGCATTATCACAAGGCACGCAAGCGAAAATTAACAGTTCTGTAACAATGCCGTTACCATCCGGCAATCCTGAAGCAAGACAATATGAACTACTGGAGCGATCTACCTACTATCGGGGGAGGAACAAGTGATGAACCGATTTTTGAGAGTATTTACACTTGAATGTGCTCTGCTCTCTGCTTTTCACCTTTTCTATTTTGTTGAGCGGTCTTCAGCCGAGCATAGCGACCCCCTCGCTACCGTGACCGCGAGTTCGACCCTGGCCCATTACAGTCCAAAGAGACTCGTCTCAGGCGCATTCAAAGTTCAAAGCTCGGAAGCACTGTTTCCACTGCTCACTCGCCTCAGTGCAGATTTTCAGAGATTTCAGCCGAAAGTGACCATTGAAATAAAGAAAGGAACCTCTAAGGCTGTTACGGAGTTTCTACAGCCGCCTTTACGTAAAACAGGCAAGATTATGATGATAGATGATAGGTCTTCCAGCTTCCAACTACTTGCTGCCACCCATCAGCTTTCCGATGCTGAAATAAAAGAATTCGTCACTCAACATGGCTATGAACCGATGGCTATGCCTGTGGCCGTCGACGCCGTCGCGCTCTATGTGCACAAGGATAATCCGCTCCCTGGGCTTACACTTGATCAGGTCGATGCCATATTCTCGTCGACGCGAAAACGCGGAGCCAAAAACGACATCTCGCAATGGGGTCACCTTGGATTGGCTGAAGACTGGGAAGCGGCACCGATTAGGCTTTATGGCCGTGACAGGCGGTCAGAGGCCAGGGCAATGTTTCTGGAGCACGCACTTGCCGGAGGCGAGTTCAAATCGAGTGTTCAAGAACATCCGGGAGTCGCCTCTGTTGCATTAAACATCAATCATAACCCTATGGGCATAGGGTACAGTGCTCTTGGCTTGCACACAGCAAACGTGCGGACCGTCCCCGTTGCGGAAAAGGATGGGATGCCCTTTGTACTGCCGACTCGAGAGACTGTGGCCGATCAAACCTATCCGCTTCGACATGCCTTGTACCTCTATTTCGACCAATCTCCGAAAACGTCCTTGCCTGAATCGGTTCAGGAATTCTTGACTTTCATTATGAGTCAGGAGGGAGAAGAGACCGTGATGAGAGCTGGATTGTTCCCCTTATCTCATGTTCAAGCCGAGAACAGGACTAGCAGCATAATTGCCCTGCCGTACTCTCCCAGCTGATGAATCACTAAAATATCCGGCAGGAACGCCGTCGTTCGAGCTACGACACAATAATAGAATTCTACCCAGGAGGAGTTTACATGAGGGGATTGTATAGGGCGGCGGATACTGCCCGAATGATACTTGTCAGCACATTGACCGCCGCAACCATCGTGTTATTCCAACAACCCATATTGGCCCAGGAGCTTTCATCTAATACGATGCCGTTGCCTGCTCCAATGCAAATCGCTCAACAGGTCGAACCAGGACCGGAAAAGCAAGGACCTTCATCAGCTGGCCAGGCTACACAGGGCACCATTTCGCTGGAAGACCTGCTTCTTCAGAAGGGCACCATTACCAAGGATGACTGGCTCAGGATTCGTGCGGAACAGGAGTATCAAGCCGCTGAACAAACACGACGGTTGGACAATTTGGAGGACTGGAAGAGTAAAGCAGAAGGGCTTCCGATTTTGCGGGACAAGGTCAATTTCGGTCTGAACGCGCTCCAATTTCTGTATGGACACGTCAATGCACAGGTTCCTGAAGGAAGAAGTCAGGATAGTTTCTCTGTTCGCCGCGCGGAGGTGTTGTTCTGGGGAAAGCTCAGCGACTACCTTCCCCGATGGCACATGCTGATGGAATTCCAAAGCAGCGGTAGTACGAGCAACACACCTCTGACTGGCGCCTCCACAACGTCTGTGGGCACCTTCTTTCGAGAAGCCTACATCGACGTGCGCCCGATTCAATCGTGGGCGCCGAACCTGAACATGATCAGGATGGGGATCTTCCGGATGCCGTTCGGCATCTTCACGGAAACGTCCGGAGGCCTCAGGGATATCATTAGTTCTCCCTATCTGAACGGTGTTGGCGGCGGCGGTGGACCGGGGCAGAATAGAAACGGCACGGGCGGCGCCATAGAATTTCTTCAGGAGCGCGATTACTTTGTCGATGTACGCGGGAAGGTTTTAAGCGGGAAAGTTCTCAATGGCCTCGAATACGTGGTCGGGATCATGAATAACAATAACTTTCAGGCCAACGGGATCGTCAGCAACACATCGGGGGTCGGCGGAGCCAATCAGCCGAAAGCGGTGTACACCCGTATCCGGCTGTTTGGAGACGACGTGTCGTTCATCAGCTTCACCATGATCCAGGGGACGTCAAACAACGCGGGGACCTTCATCAATGGGCGTGGCAAGGGCCACTTTGACCGGTATGGCATAGATTTTCGCTACAATCCGAAATTTTTGCCTGGATTCATGATGTATGGCGAATACTGGCAAGGCCATGACGGTTCGAATGCAACCACGGTAGGGACAGCGGCCAACGGAGCCTGCCTTGATACGTGCGGCGGGTCCGGTGCGCCGGGTGCCCAGCGACGCACATGGTATGTCCTGGCGAAGTATCTCTTCACGGAAGGACCACTTGAGAACTTTGAGCCGGTCTACATGTATGAGGAGTTCGATCCTAATACCAGGTTATCGAACGACCTCTACACCAGGCACATCGCTGGCTTGACCTACTATTTTGAAAACTTCCCCCCCAAAATGCAGTCCAAGGTGCAGTTCAACTATGAGTTTCGGCACCATTCAGGATTGGGGCCCGGCATCGCGCTCAATGCCGCGACGGACCCCTTTGCCCAAAACGCATTTTTCTTCCAGTGGCAGGTTCGATTCATGTAGTGTGCTCTAGTTCGTTTGGCTCATGAGATGTTTCAGGCTGTATACTGGAACGGTGCAGGATAAGAGGGATGGACTACGGGCTAGCTGCCTATGGCTCAGGGGTATGAGCACGATCGAGACGGTATCCCTGCAAACGGGCACTTAGAAGTAGGGTGTCCGTAGGCTGGACCTGCAACCGTCGTGAGTGTCGAGAATTTTCCCGCGAGCCTTGAACTGAATAGACTCAGGATATCCGTCGTGAGACTTCAGGTGAGCAAGAAATCGGCAGGCGATCCGCGCCGCGAAAGGCGAGGCGCAACACTTGGGGAGGTCACATGTGCAAACAGTCCATGGGTATTCCGCTCAATGGCGGGCTCGTGATCATGCATACAACACTCAAAGACGGACAGCCTGTCATAGTGCACCCTGTTTTGACTTCGATCACCTTCAGCCTATTGTTGCTAATCACAGTTATCGGCGACCTAACTGGTTGTAGTTTCTTGAGCAGTGATCGGGTGGTGTACAACCAAGCCGGCATTCACATCGGCCTGGAAGGCGATCCGACGGTCGCCCGTTCACATCAGCTTGTTTTAAATAATCATCCCCTGGACCTGACGCCGCATGAGATTGAATCGCTTCTTCGGCCCATTCAGCTCATCGGATACAGTGGTACTCTTTCGGGTTTGATAACGAAACCGCAACCGGTCCCCCTTTTTACTCATCAGGAGTTATCGACGATCTCCAAATATCTGGCCAACGCGTTACGAGAAGCCAAGCCCGATGAACGAGTGTCCTTCTCATTGCCGAAACCGGACGTGACGTATGGCGAAGAGCGAACAGTCGGATCCTTGTTTTTTCGCGGGCCTTATCTCCACGTGGTTGTGAACGACCATTCTTCGATCATTCGCACCGATACCGGGGGAGGGGATTATAAAGATATCCGTGATACCAAGGGTATGCAGTTAGGAATCGTGGGGAGCGATCAAGCAGCAACCGTGCCGCCCATCGAGGAACCTCGATGGGCGCCCTTCGACAGGGTTCACATCTCGCTCTTCGTGAAAGAGCTGTCAGATCGAAAGGGAACGACTTCGTCTGTACGTCCGAAGCAAGGGAGAACAGACTCACCAGTTTCTCTACACACCGCAACATCACCAGAGCCTCTTCAGGGTAGTACCTCGCCGAAGGAGTTGCATCGTCAAATGCGGGAACTCTCCGGCACGAATCAGGAGCTGAAAGATCGGCTCGATGAACAGAATAAACGGATGGAGCAGTTACAAAAGCAGGTCGAGCAATTACAGCGAGAGGTGCCCCACTCGGATTTGAAGGGCCAGCCATAACAAGGCTGCTCCCGTCCCGTAGTTGAACCCCCTATCGCGCACCACTGCATCGATTGTGTTCCCTGATGGTCGGTATTCGTGCTCTCGTTCATGAGGGGGGGCCCTCCTTCAAGAAGGAGTGAGAATTATCATCGACGTACTTGAGGATCTCATCGTCAGCCTGCACGCGTGTCAGCCCATCTGAATCGCGACGCACACCCTGCCAAGCTCGACACATCGCCGGATTACACCGCCTTATTTGTCGTACAAAGCGGAGTGGATCAACTCGTTGAGAGCGGGTCAAGAAGATTTTGAGGATCCCAAGACCCACTGACCGCTGCCTATGTCGACGGTATGCGGGGATAGCGGGACAGCGATGAGCCTTACAGTCATTTGAAATGAGTTTGAGCATGCATGCCTCTGGAATCGATCACATC
This portion of the Nitrospira sp. genome encodes:
- a CDS encoding phosphate ABC transporter ATP-binding protein — encoded protein: MTPVKPVAEVPSQPPLEDSTGSLELHPFLEVDRLSLHYRGKPAFQNVTLSINKGCITALVGPSGCGKTSFLTCLNRLTDLIAGCRVSGRITIDALDILGPRTDVIQLRRRIGMIFQKPNPFPLSIRKNLEFPLREHGMRDQAQLVTAVETSLRDVGLWDEVKDWLDSPALSLSGGQQQRLCIARSLALSPEMLLMDEPCSALDPISSGIVEDLIVRLRGRYTILIVTHNLAQARRMADYAALFWVQNGAGRLVETGTVKQLFEKPRDPLTAAYVNGMRG
- a CDS encoding substrate-binding domain-containing protein, which translates into the protein MNRFLRVFTLECALLSAFHLFYFVERSSAEHSDPLATVTASSTLAHYSPKRLVSGAFKVQSSEALFPLLTRLSADFQRFQPKVTIEIKKGTSKAVTEFLQPPLRKTGKIMMIDDRSSSFQLLAATHQLSDAEIKEFVTQHGYEPMAMPVAVDAVALYVHKDNPLPGLTLDQVDAIFSSTRKRGAKNDISQWGHLGLAEDWEAAPIRLYGRDRRSEARAMFLEHALAGGEFKSSVQEHPGVASVALNINHNPMGIGYSALGLHTANVRTVPVAEKDGMPFVLPTRETVADQTYPLRHALYLYFDQSPKTSLPESVQEFLTFIMSQEGEETVMRAGLFPLSHVQAENRTSSIIALPYSPS